A section of the Thermodesulfobacteriota bacterium genome encodes:
- a CDS encoding UpxY family transcription antiterminator, which produces MLPEGALTLTDICDEPKWYAVHTKSRHEKVAEVSLKNRGINVFLPLREVLSQWKDRKKIINIPLFPSYLFVRVGLSDIQNVMYTKGVLRLVGCNGTPVPVPTEQIEAVIKVVQNKLKYDPYPYLDVGRDVLIKRGPLQGIVGKIVDKKKSARHTLIISIDLIKRSVSIEVDVLDIEPL; this is translated from the coding sequence ATGTTGCCAGAAGGGGCGCTCACACTCACTGATATATGCGATGAACCAAAATGGTATGCTGTACATACTAAAAGCCGTCACGAAAAAGTTGCCGAGGTGTCGCTGAAAAATAGAGGTATTAATGTGTTTCTGCCGTTGAGGGAAGTTCTTTCGCAATGGAAAGACCGCAAGAAGATAATAAATATTCCCCTTTTCCCGTCTTACCTATTTGTGAGAGTGGGTCTGAGTGATATTCAAAATGTAATGTATACTAAGGGTGTTTTGAGGCTGGTTGGATGTAATGGTACTCCAGTGCCGGTCCCGACAGAGCAGATTGAAGCTGTGATTAAGGTGGTTCAAAACAAACTAAAGTATGATCCTTATCCTTATTTGGATGTGGGAAGAGACGTCCTAATAAAAAGAGGACCGTTACAGGGCATAGTAGGTAAAATAGTGGATAAGAAGAAGTCGGCCAGGCATACGCTCATAATTTCCATAGACCTAATAAAGAGGTCAGTTTCGATAGAAGTTGATGTTTTAGACATAGAACCACTCTAG
- a CDS encoding response regulator transcription factor: MPDYRRIILACEYALDREALSNILTSEDDLEIVAQLSRARDIEKLILSKIKADLLILDLDMPYLDLLGTLRLIREKTPALIVLLLVERYDEDRIIEAICAGSLGYILKTASASELIRSIRALTNGEAWIERKIMAKVISKFSHPVSNSIPVVQGL, encoded by the coding sequence ATGCCGGATTACAGAAGGATAATTTTAGCGTGCGAGTATGCTTTAGATCGAGAAGCTCTTTCTAACATACTAACTTCTGAGGACGACTTAGAAATAGTGGCTCAACTCTCCAGGGCTAGAGATATTGAAAAACTTATCCTTAGTAAAATCAAAGCCGACCTTTTGATTTTAGACCTAGATATGCCTTATTTGGATTTGCTGGGCACGTTGCGGTTGATAAGGGAAAAAACACCCGCTTTAATAGTACTTTTACTAGTTGAAAGGTACGATGAGGATAGGATTATAGAAGCTATATGTGCGGGGTCTTTGGGATATATACTTAAAACTGCCAGTGCATCTGAGTTGATTAGGTCGATTAGAGCTTTAACTAATGGTGAAGCTTGGATTGAAAGAAAAATCATGGCCAAGGTCATTTCTAAATTTTCTCATCCCGTAAGTAATTCTATACCAGTAGTTCAAGGCTTGTAG
- a CDS encoding response regulator transcription factor — MKVKNSDYIDKDSDIIKVVVACYYPLLREGISKIIEDDKNIEIVDRVSNLLDLVQSCEDCKFDILLLDVDLKGLNLTKILQLLKKNKNAKVVLIVDNDYNENTLISAIRSGVRGYILKNTESKHLTKAIKSVHDGELWVERKMMLKVLEAFSSSPKGKGRKRKSPIYDLTETEAKIVKLVLNGLSNRDIAKDLYLSEKTVKFHLYKIFKKLSVKNRSELILYGFRNGFVS, encoded by the coding sequence ATGAAAGTTAAAAACTCGGATTATATCGATAAAGATAGCGACATTATAAAGGTAGTGGTGGCTTGTTATTATCCTCTACTGAGGGAGGGCATATCAAAGATAATCGAAGACGATAAAAATATAGAAATTGTAGATAGGGTTTCGAATCTACTAGATTTGGTTCAATCATGTGAAGATTGCAAGTTTGATATTTTACTCCTTGACGTCGATCTTAAGGGGTTAAACCTCACCAAGATCCTTCAGTTATTGAAGAAGAATAAAAACGCTAAAGTGGTTTTGATTGTCGATAATGATTATAACGAAAACACGCTAATAAGCGCTATTCGGTCGGGCGTAAGGGGATATATACTAAAAAATACTGAGTCTAAGCACCTCACTAAAGCCATCAAGTCGGTGCACGACGGGGAACTTTGGGTGGAGAGAAAAATGATGCTAAAAGTGTTAGAGGCTTTTTCTTCTTCTCCCAAGGGTAAAGGTAGAAAGAGGAAAAGCCCAATTTATGACCTTACCGAGACTGAGGCTAAAATTGTGAAGTTAGTATTGAACGGTCTTAGCAACAGAGATATAGCTAAGGATCTGTATCTGAGCGAGAAAACGGTTAAGTTCCACCTATACAAGATTTTTAAGAAGCTTTCTGTTAAGAATAGGTCAGAGCTTATACTGTATGGTTTTAGAAACGGATTTGTAAGCTAG